A region of Esox lucius isolate fEsoLuc1 chromosome 3, fEsoLuc1.pri, whole genome shotgun sequence DNA encodes the following proteins:
- the dusp28 gene encoding dual specificity phosphatase 28 isoform X4, with the protein MFQPQLQLCKVTSALFISNARSACTDALIQQEAVTLCINVSKQQPFPAAPCVAVLRVPVYDDPNEDLYRYFDSCADLIQDEASKGGHTVVYCKNGRSRSAAICMAYLMKYRKLSLSDAFT; encoded by the exons ATGTTCCAGCCGCAGCTCCAGCTTTGCAAAGTCACCAGCGCGCTCTTCATCAGCAATGCACGCTCAGCCTGCACCGACGCCCTCATCCAGCAGGAGGCGGTGACGCTGTGCATCAACGTGTCCAAGCAGCAGCCCTTTCCCGCGGCCCCGTGCGTCGCGGTGCTGCGCGTGCCTGTCTATGACGACCCCAACGAGGACCTGTACCGTTACTTTGACAGCTGCGCGGACCTCATCCAGGACGAGGCATCCAAGGGAGGTCACACCGTGGTTTACTGCAAGAACGGCCGCAGCCGCTCCGCTGCCATCTGCATGGCGTACCTCATGAAGTACCGCAAGCTCTCGCTGTCTGATGCGTTCACG TGA
- the dusp28 gene encoding dual specificity phosphatase 28 isoform X1, protein MFQPQLQLCKVTSALFISNARSACTDALIQQEAVTLCINVSKQQPFPAAPCVAVLRVPVYDDPNEDLYRYFDSCADLIQDEASKGGHTVVYCKNGRSRSAAICMAYLMKYRKLSLSDAFTKVRTSRSVVDPNSGFLAQLEKYEQELKKRQEEVNKVST, encoded by the exons ATGTTCCAGCCGCAGCTCCAGCTTTGCAAAGTCACCAGCGCGCTCTTCATCAGCAATGCACGCTCAGCCTGCACCGACGCCCTCATCCAGCAGGAGGCGGTGACGCTGTGCATCAACGTGTCCAAGCAGCAGCCCTTTCCCGCGGCCCCGTGCGTCGCGGTGCTGCGCGTGCCTGTCTATGACGACCCCAACGAGGACCTGTACCGTTACTTTGACAGCTGCGCGGACCTCATCCAGGACGAGGCATCCAAGGGAGGTCACACCGTGGTTTACTGCAAGAACGGCCGCAGCCGCTCCGCTGCCATCTGCATGGCGTACCTCATGAAGTACCGCAAGCTCTCGCTGTCTGATGCGTTCACG AAAGTGAGGACTTCTCGCTCAGTGGTGGACCCCAACTCAGGATTCCTTGCACAGCTGGAAAAATATGAGCAAGAGCTGAAAAAAAGGCAGGAGGAAGTAAACAAAGTGTCAACCTAA
- the dusp28 gene encoding dual specificity phosphatase 28 isoform X3: protein MFQPQLQLCKVTSALFISNARSACTDALIQQEAVTLCINVSKQQPFPAAPCVAVLRVPVYDDPNEDLYRYFDSCADLIQDEASKGGHTVVYCKNGRSRSAAICMAYLMKYRKLSLSDAFTVESEDFSLSGGPQLRIPCTAGKI from the exons ATGTTCCAGCCGCAGCTCCAGCTTTGCAAAGTCACCAGCGCGCTCTTCATCAGCAATGCACGCTCAGCCTGCACCGACGCCCTCATCCAGCAGGAGGCGGTGACGCTGTGCATCAACGTGTCCAAGCAGCAGCCCTTTCCCGCGGCCCCGTGCGTCGCGGTGCTGCGCGTGCCTGTCTATGACGACCCCAACGAGGACCTGTACCGTTACTTTGACAGCTGCGCGGACCTCATCCAGGACGAGGCATCCAAGGGAGGTCACACCGTGGTTTACTGCAAGAACGGCCGCAGCCGCTCCGCTGCCATCTGCATGGCGTACCTCATGAAGTACCGCAAGCTCTCGCTGTCTGATGCGTTCACGGTAG AAAGTGAGGACTTCTCGCTCAGTGGTGGACCCCAACTCAGGATTCCTTGCACAGCTGGAAAAATATGA
- the dusp28 gene encoding dual specificity phosphatase 28 isoform X2, with product MKSEHKRVGGISEWRYKQEAVTLCINVSKQQPFPAAPCVAVLRVPVYDDPNEDLYRYFDSCADLIQDEASKGGHTVVYCKNGRSRSAAICMAYLMKYRKLSLSDAFTKVRTSRSVVDPNSGFLAQLEKYEQELKKRQEEVNKVST from the exons ATGAAGAGTGAACACAAACGCGTTGGCGGCATTAGTGAGTGGCGGTATAAG CAGGAGGCGGTGACGCTGTGCATCAACGTGTCCAAGCAGCAGCCCTTTCCCGCGGCCCCGTGCGTCGCGGTGCTGCGCGTGCCTGTCTATGACGACCCCAACGAGGACCTGTACCGTTACTTTGACAGCTGCGCGGACCTCATCCAGGACGAGGCATCCAAGGGAGGTCACACCGTGGTTTACTGCAAGAACGGCCGCAGCCGCTCCGCTGCCATCTGCATGGCGTACCTCATGAAGTACCGCAAGCTCTCGCTGTCTGATGCGTTCACG AAAGTGAGGACTTCTCGCTCAGTGGTGGACCCCAACTCAGGATTCCTTGCACAGCTGGAAAAATATGAGCAAGAGCTGAAAAAAAGGCAGGAGGAAGTAAACAAAGTGTCAACCTAA